A section of the Aminivibrio pyruvatiphilus genome encodes:
- a CDS encoding Ldh family oxidoreductase: MERILAALGLPEEDAKITGDVLIEADLRGIDSHGIGRLSIYVERLLSGKQNPHAPLTVVSEAPGTALLDGGAGMGQVIALRAMELAIRKAKETGISGVAVRNSSHFGFAGYFPLMAVSEGMIGMAFTNARPSICPTFGTEPMLGTNPIAFAAPTDMDFPFLFDAATSIIQRGTVELYDRLHVQLPEKLVIGPSGESLLEPDLILEEMLKGSAALLPLGGIGEEGGGYKGYGLAIMVELLSAALQNGPYLKHVTGVGMGHFFLAIDISKFLPVSTFRKIAGSILRDLQNSRKEPGHDRIFVSGEKEHLTRLERLKTGIPLPPDFLEKLRQMAAQVGVGPLQ, encoded by the coding sequence ATGGAAAGGATTCTTGCAGCCCTTGGCCTTCCGGAAGAAGACGCTAAAATAACCGGTGACGTCCTGATAGAAGCGGATCTTCGGGGTATAGATTCTCATGGCATCGGGCGCCTCTCTATTTATGTCGAACGCCTCTTGTCCGGCAAGCAGAATCCTCATGCCCCCCTGACAGTGGTTTCCGAAGCTCCCGGTACCGCTCTCCTGGATGGAGGCGCCGGCATGGGACAGGTCATAGCCCTCCGGGCTATGGAACTCGCCATCAGGAAGGCAAAGGAAACCGGAATCTCAGGGGTTGCCGTCCGGAACTCCAGCCATTTCGGTTTCGCGGGTTACTTCCCTCTCATGGCGGTCAGTGAAGGAATGATCGGCATGGCATTCACCAACGCCCGCCCGTCAATCTGCCCTACTTTTGGAACTGAACCCATGCTGGGGACAAACCCCATCGCCTTCGCCGCCCCCACGGATATGGATTTTCCCTTTCTCTTTGACGCGGCTACGTCCATCATCCAGCGCGGTACCGTAGAACTATACGACAGACTTCACGTTCAGCTTCCCGAAAAACTTGTTATTGGCCCTTCGGGAGAGTCCCTCTTAGAACCTGATCTCATTCTGGAAGAAATGCTCAAGGGCTCCGCTGCTCTTCTGCCCCTTGGCGGGATTGGAGAAGAAGGCGGTGGATACAAAGGGTACGGGTTGGCAATAATGGTGGAATTGCTCTCCGCCGCTCTCCAGAACGGACCCTATCTGAAGCACGTCACTGGTGTGGGTATGGGACACTTCTTTCTTGCCATTGATATCTCAAAATTCCTTCCGGTGAGCACTTTCCGGAAAATTGCCGGATCCATCCTAAGAGATCTGCAGAATTCCCGGAAAGAACCGGGCCATGACAGAATCTTCGTTTCGGGGGAAAAGGAACATCTCACCCGCCTTGAGAGGTTGAAGACCGGTATTCCCCTGCCGCCCGACTTCCTGGAAAAACTA